A genomic segment from Dasypus novemcinctus isolate mDasNov1 chromosome X, mDasNov1.1.hap2, whole genome shotgun sequence encodes:
- the LOC101418984 gene encoding nuclear RNA export factor 2, giving the protein MEYNDRHTSFQRRARGYCIFRRRYRNWYNQGSSGIHPSSHQEQDGDMAMTGTYMGPQVQYTPYAKRSYPRSGQWHYQCYFHAKMDMWKETIPPERAVGEKKQDETPASWYKVTVPYGRKYNKTWLLDSIQSHCSVPFTPVDFHYMKNRAQFFIEDSRTASALKDVNYKICDEENRRISIFVNPSAIPRSVQNKLNPEQMEQLKLTMYKRYDVFQQALDLQSLRFDPDLMGHDIDMILNRRNCMAATLKIIEEDFPKLLSLNLRSNKLYQLDGLSDIIQKAPKVKILNLSKNELKSAWELGKMKGLKLEELWLKGNPLCNNFSNQSTYISFILELFPKLLRLDGQELATPITTGNESPKKLPTGQGSFFGSEALKSLVLQFLQHYYLIYDYGDRQGLLSAYHDEACFSLTTAFQPQGTAPSSLSEYFKVSRNMKELKDPDLQVQLLKHTKYDIIDSLSVLPKTQHDVASFVVDMCIQMETMLCFSVNGVFQEVEGKSQGCVRAFTQTFITIPGSNSSLCIVNEELFVRNTSSRETQSAFSNLMPRPSSNCMPTLSQEQQEMVQAFSTQSGMNLKLSKKYPHDNNWDYKRGAQIFALPKAKDTMPEETPME; this is encoded by the exons AGTACAATGACAGACATACTTCCTTTCAAAGGAGAGCAAGAGGCTATTGTATTTTCCGTAGGAGGTATAGAAATTGGTATAACCAAGGCAGTTCTGGCATTCATCCTTCATCTCACCAGGAACAAGATGGAGATATGGCAATGACTGGGACCTACATGGGACCCCAAGTACAATA CACCCCCTATGCCAAGAGATCCTACCCTAGGAGTGGCCAATGGCATTATCAATGCTACTTCCATGCTAAAATGGACATGTGGAAAGAGACAATTCCTCCAGAGAGAGCAGTGGGGGAGAAAAAGCAGGATGAAACCCCAGCAAGCTGGTACAAGGTCACA GTTCcttatgggagaaaatataacaAGACATGGCTACTGGATTCGATCCAGAGCCATTGCAGTGTTCCTTTCACCCCAGTTGAT TTTCACTACATGAAAAATCGGGCCCAGTTCTTTATTGAGGATTCTAGAACTGCTTCTGCATTGAAGGATGTCAACTACAAGATTTGTGATGAGGAAAACCGAAGG ATATCTATCTTTGTCAACCCTTCTGCTATTCCGCGCTCTGTGCAAAATAAGTTGAATCCAGAACAAATGGAGCAGCTGAAG CTGACCATGTACAAACGATATGATGTCTTCCAGCAAGCTCTTGATCTCCAGAGCTTACGCTTTGACCCAG ATTTGATGGGCCATGATATTGACATGATCCTGAATAGAAGAAACTGCATGGCTGCTACCCTGAAAATCATTGAAGAGGATTTTCCTAAG CTGCTGTCCTTGAACTTACGGAGCAACAAACTGTACCAGCTGGATGGTCTGTCTGACATTATTCAGAAGGCCCCCAAAGTCAAGATCCTGAACCTCTCTAAAAATGAG TTGAAGTCAGCGTGGGAGTTGGGCAAGATGAAAGGGCTGAAGCTGGAAGAACTGTGGCTAAAAGGGAATCCATTGTGCAACAACTTCTCAAACCAGTCCACCTATATAAG CTTCATCCTGGAATTGTTCCCCAAGTTATTACGCCTG gATGGCCAGGAGTTAGCAACACCAATCACCACTGGCAATGAATCCCCCAAGAAGCTTCCAACCGGCCAG GGAAGCTTTTTTGGATCTGAGGCCCTGAAGAGTCTAGTGCTGCAATTCCTGCAGCA TTATTACTTGATCTATGACTATGGAGACCGACAGGGTCTCCTCAGTGCATACCACGATGAGGCCTGCTTCTCCCTGACTACTGCCTTCCAACCCCAGGGCACAGCCCC AAGCAGCTTAAGTGAGTACTTCAAGGTCAGCAGGAATATGAAGGAGCTCAAGGACCCTG ACCTGCAGGTTCAGCTGCTGaagcacacaaaatatgacatCATTGACTCTCTCAGTGTGTTGCCCAAAACCCAGCATGATGTTGCCTCCTTCGTGGTGGACATGTGCATCCAGatg GAAACGATGCTCTGCTTTTCTGTGAATGGGGTTTTCCAGGAAG TGGAAGGAAAGTCTCAGGGCTGTGTTCGTGCCTTTACCCAGACCTTCATCACTATTCCTGGCAGCAATTCCAG TCTGTGCATCGTGAATGAAGAGCTGTTTGTGAGGAACACTAGTTCCAGAGAGACCCAGAGTGCCTTCTCCAACCTGATGCCCAGACCCTCCTCCAACTGCATGCCCACCCTCTCCCAAGAGCAGCAGGAAATGGTGCAGGCTTTCTCTACCCAGTCTGGGATGAACCTCAAATTGTCTAAGAA GTACCCCCATGACAATAACTGGGACTACAAGAGAGGTGCACAGATTTTTGCTCTGCCCAAG GCCAAGGACACAATGCCAGAGGAAACCCCCATGGAATGA